A genome region from Vibrio tapetis subsp. tapetis includes the following:
- a CDS encoding plastocyanin/azurin family copper-binding protein, translating to MRILLIFLCLLAAPSFAETKVIKQVMDMNSENIDKMYQFIPDYVEIQPGDKVLFKGTVGSHTAHSIQGMLPEGAKPIMISGSNAKEVTFDKPGVYGIKCKVHHRHGMVALVVVGDPSVNIVEARAAAKKRVSRRSQAKMQGLLDKAEETLN from the coding sequence ATGAGAATCCTATTAATATTTCTGTGTCTTTTAGCCGCCCCCAGTTTTGCAGAAACCAAAGTCATTAAACAAGTGATGGACATGAACTCTGAGAACATAGATAAAATGTATCAGTTCATTCCCGATTACGTTGAAATTCAACCCGGAGATAAGGTTCTATTTAAGGGCACCGTCGGCTCTCACACAGCGCACAGTATCCAAGGTATGCTGCCAGAAGGCGCAAAGCCAATTATGATCTCGGGCTCTAATGCGAAAGAAGTCACCTTCGATAAACCGGGTGTCTATGGCATAAAGTGCAAAGTTCACCACCGACACGGTATGGTCGCTTTGGTGGTTGTGGGCGATCCTAGCGTTAATATCGTTGAAGCTCGGGCGGCGGCTAAAAAACGCGTAAGTCGTCGTTCTCAAGCTAAAATGCAGGGCTTGCTAGACAAAGCCGAAGAAACGCTGAACTAG
- a CDS encoding LysR substrate-binding domain-containing protein, which translates to MIDLNDYFYFVHVVEKKGFSAAARTLGVPKSRLSRHVSQLEERLNIRLIQRTSRSISVTDAGDKFYQHARLVLDNMERAEASVQPMMNSLSGKVRISCSVGVAQFALKEIVTDFAIEHPQVQLEQHVSNDTIDLVSEGIDLVIRGHMATLPDSTLIQKKLATVEWHLFVGTPFIERHGLPDSPYALNDLPFLKVGWRNRNDILHLEHCDGIKTQIQLNTRFRSDDMETLSLAASKGLGIVALPAYVCHSRVQTGSLTRILPDWIAGAAQLSLLMPSRTGVPAQVNAFSEYLRANFVKAVTP; encoded by the coding sequence ATGATAGATTTAAACGACTACTTTTATTTTGTTCACGTTGTAGAGAAAAAAGGATTTTCTGCCGCAGCCCGCACGCTTGGTGTTCCCAAGTCGAGGTTAAGCCGCCACGTAAGCCAACTGGAAGAACGGCTAAATATCCGGCTCATTCAACGCACGTCTCGCAGTATTTCTGTAACCGACGCAGGCGACAAGTTTTACCAACATGCTCGGCTAGTGCTAGATAACATGGAACGGGCTGAAGCATCGGTTCAGCCTATGATGAACTCGCTTTCAGGAAAGGTTCGAATTAGTTGTTCAGTCGGTGTCGCTCAATTTGCACTCAAAGAGATAGTCACCGACTTTGCTATTGAGCACCCGCAAGTTCAACTCGAACAGCATGTCTCTAACGATACGATTGACCTAGTGTCAGAAGGGATAGATTTGGTGATACGTGGTCATATGGCGACGCTGCCAGATTCAACCCTGATTCAAAAAAAGCTCGCGACGGTAGAATGGCATTTATTTGTCGGAACACCTTTTATTGAACGCCACGGTCTACCCGACTCACCGTATGCGCTCAATGATCTCCCATTTCTAAAAGTCGGATGGCGAAACCGCAATGACATATTACATTTGGAACATTGCGACGGAATTAAAACTCAAATTCAGTTGAACACAAGATTTCGCTCCGATGATATGGAAACATTGTCGCTCGCGGCCAGTAAGGGGCTGGGGATTGTTGCGCTGCCCGCCTATGTTTGCCATTCACGAGTTCAAACAGGAAGCTTAACGAGAATACTGCCTGATTGGATCGCAGGCGCAGCACAATTGAGCTTGCTGATGCCTTCAAGAACGGGAGTGCCAGCACAGGTCAATGCTTTCTCTGAGTATCTTCGTGCCAATTTCGTTAAAGCGGTAACCCCCTGA
- a CDS encoding cytochrome-c peroxidase: MLKIKLGAILVSFWLSFVVIASPKLAPLGDVPIPPDNKQTPEKIELGKMLFFDGRLSGDTTSPCAGCHIQTQGWGFPDDLSMGYPGTVHWRNSQTIINAAYYDKLFWAGSAMSLEAQAKDAAKGAVAGNGEDDIMEARLALVPEYVTRFKQVFGDDTPKIHNAWRAISAFERTLVQQDTPLDNYLRGESQALSESQLRGKTLFEGKANCIACHNGALASDQKFHNVGVPPSPWWYEDALAQITFRFELYAKGVTQTMYRNTKADPGAYFRAKRKEMLGKFRTPSLRYTKYTAPYMHNGTLPTLEAVIEFYNQGGVASDGRTTGFPQTKSALIFPLGLTEQEKADLLSFVESFSGEQIIIDEPELPEYQPKFSKAELIEAEK, from the coding sequence ATGCTAAAAATTAAATTAGGCGCAATCTTGGTGTCATTTTGGCTCTCATTTGTGGTTATCGCTTCCCCCAAGCTTGCGCCGCTCGGTGATGTACCTATTCCGCCAGACAATAAGCAGACGCCGGAAAAAATCGAATTAGGAAAAATGTTGTTTTTTGATGGCCGCTTAAGTGGCGACACAACAAGCCCTTGCGCAGGTTGTCATATACAAACCCAAGGCTGGGGATTTCCGGACGATCTTTCCATGGGCTACCCGGGCACCGTACATTGGCGTAATAGCCAAACCATCATTAATGCCGCTTATTACGATAAATTGTTTTGGGCAGGCAGTGCGATGTCATTAGAAGCGCAGGCAAAAGATGCCGCAAAGGGGGCGGTTGCTGGCAATGGTGAAGACGATATCATGGAAGCTCGTTTAGCCCTTGTGCCTGAATACGTCACCCGATTCAAGCAAGTCTTCGGCGACGATACGCCAAAAATTCACAATGCGTGGCGCGCTATTTCAGCGTTTGAACGAACCTTGGTGCAACAAGATACCCCTTTAGATAACTACCTTCGCGGAGAGAGCCAAGCGCTTTCAGAGTCGCAGTTGCGAGGTAAGACTTTATTCGAAGGTAAAGCCAATTGTATCGCTTGTCATAACGGAGCTCTTGCCTCGGATCAGAAGTTTCATAACGTTGGCGTGCCTCCAAGCCCCTGGTGGTATGAAGACGCATTGGCGCAAATCACTTTCCGTTTCGAGTTATATGCGAAAGGCGTAACGCAAACCATGTACAGAAACACCAAAGCCGATCCGGGCGCGTATTTCCGAGCCAAGCGAAAAGAGATGCTGGGAAAATTCCGAACGCCAAGCCTACGTTACACAAAATACACGGCGCCTTATATGCACAATGGCACGCTGCCAACATTGGAAGCGGTGATTGAGTTTTACAATCAAGGCGGTGTGGCATCGGATGGCCGAACAACTGGTTTCCCACAAACCAAGTCCGCTCTCATTTTTCCTTTGGGGTTAACCGAACAAGAAAAAGCAGACCTGTTGAGCTTTGTGGAGTCGTTTTCCGGTGAACAAATCATCATTGACGAACCAGAACTCCCCGAATATCAACCAAAATTTAGTAAAGCAGAATTAATAGAGGCAGAGAAATAA
- a CDS encoding PTS sugar transporter subunit IIB, whose product MKKILVVCGNGLGTSLMMEMAVKEVAKKIGFEAEIDHEDLSSAASSNADIWVAATDIANQLKESGKENVISLKNIFDKASIEEQLNSFK is encoded by the coding sequence ATGAAAAAGATTCTTGTAGTTTGCGGTAATGGTCTTGGCACTTCCCTGATGATGGAAATGGCAGTAAAAGAAGTAGCTAAAAAAATTGGTTTTGAAGCTGAGATTGATCATGAAGATCTATCGTCAGCGGCATCGAGTAATGCTGATATTTGGGTCGCAGCAACAGATATAGCTAATCAACTAAAAGAGTCAGGAAAAGAGAATGTAATTAGCCTTAAGAATATATTTGATAAGGCATCGATTGAAGAACAGTTAAATTCATTCAAGTAG
- a CDS encoding PTS ascorbate transporter subunit IIC, protein MKDFFEFMLGLLKEPAIMVGLIAFVGLIAQKADISTILKGTIKTVMGFLILGFGAGALVGALNNFSVVFSEAFGVSGVIPNNEAIVALAQEAFGYEMALIMFFAFIVNIIWARLTPLKYIFLTGHHTMFMSMLVAVILSTAGITGTVLVAIGSIIVGTLMVVMPALGQKYTEKVMGTDQLAIGHFSTLSYIVSGFIGSKFGDTSKTTEDIQVPKSLMFLRDTPVAVATTMSVFFMLASVIAGGEFVETISSGQNWVVFTFMQSLIFAGGVYIVLQGVKMLIAEIVPAFKGISDKLVPGAKPALDCPMVFPVAPNAVLIGFLCSFSAGLLAMAVQGALGWTIIVAGVVPHFFVGGAAGVYGNATGGLRGAVLGSFTQGLCISFLPMLLLPVLGGLGLEATTFADFDFGVVGLVLGWIVS, encoded by the coding sequence ATGAAAGACTTTTTCGAATTTATGCTTGGTTTATTAAAAGAACCTGCAATTATGGTTGGTTTAATTGCTTTTGTTGGGCTCATTGCTCAAAAAGCAGATATATCTACAATACTGAAAGGCACAATTAAAACCGTAATGGGTTTTTTAATTCTGGGATTTGGAGCAGGTGCGTTAGTCGGTGCTCTAAATAACTTCTCTGTGGTCTTTTCTGAAGCCTTTGGTGTAAGTGGCGTTATTCCAAATAATGAAGCGATCGTAGCATTAGCTCAAGAAGCTTTTGGTTATGAAATGGCATTAATCATGTTTTTTGCCTTCATCGTGAATATTATCTGGGCTCGATTAACACCTTTAAAGTACATTTTCTTGACGGGCCACCACACCATGTTTATGTCAATGCTTGTCGCGGTAATTTTATCGACAGCGGGCATCACTGGTACTGTTCTTGTTGCCATTGGTTCAATCATTGTTGGTACATTAATGGTTGTAATGCCAGCTCTTGGTCAAAAATATACCGAGAAGGTTATGGGTACAGACCAACTTGCCATTGGTCACTTTTCAACACTTTCTTACATTGTCTCCGGATTCATTGGTAGTAAATTCGGCGATACTTCGAAAACAACGGAAGATATTCAAGTTCCTAAGAGTTTGATGTTCTTGCGAGATACTCCAGTTGCAGTTGCAACAACGATGTCGGTTTTCTTCATGCTTGCGTCGGTTATTGCTGGAGGCGAGTTTGTAGAAACCATCTCAAGTGGTCAAAACTGGGTCGTATTTACATTTATGCAGTCACTTATCTTTGCTGGTGGTGTTTACATCGTACTGCAGGGTGTAAAAATGTTGATTGCTGAAATTGTTCCTGCTTTTAAAGGGATTTCCGATAAATTGGTACCAGGTGCAAAACCTGCACTTGATTGTCCTATGGTGTTCCCTGTCGCTCCAAATGCGGTATTAATTGGTTTCTTATGCTCATTTTCAGCAGGTCTTCTAGCAATGGCGGTGCAAGGTGCCCTTGGTTGGACAATTATAGTTGCGGGCGTTGTGCCTCATTTCTTCGTTGGCGGTGCCGCTGGTGTTTATGGTAACGCAACAGGTGGTTTACGTGGTGCAGTTTTAGGCTCATTTACGCAAGGTCTATGCATTTCATTTTTGCCAATGCTGCTACTTCCTGTACTAGGTGGCTTAGGGCTTGAAGCTACTACTTTCGCAGACTTTGATTTCGGCGTTGTAGGGTTAGTTCTAGGGTGGATTGTTTCATGA
- a CDS encoding class I SAM-dependent methyltransferase, which yields MKPADIGKAYDQITHLWTNESFDITNGVDAHKTAFQFVKHYGKALDIGCGCTGRFIDLLTEQGFTPSGLDISSKKLAIAKQRHPDVEFIEADVCEYELVQQYDFITAWDSIWHIPLAQQTKVLTKIVNALNQGGVFIFSFGGTAESGEHTDSFMGPQVYYSSLGTNGFLSLFIELGCQIRHVEFDQYPEFHTFMVVEKVA from the coding sequence ATGAAACCAGCGGATATCGGTAAAGCCTACGATCAGATCACGCATTTGTGGACCAATGAAAGTTTCGATATCACCAATGGGGTTGATGCACATAAAACGGCATTCCAGTTTGTAAAGCATTACGGCAAGGCGTTGGATATCGGATGCGGGTGCACAGGGCGTTTTATCGATTTACTGACAGAGCAAGGTTTTACGCCAAGCGGGCTGGACATATCGAGTAAGAAGTTGGCGATTGCCAAACAGCGGCATCCTGATGTTGAATTTATCGAAGCCGATGTATGCGAGTATGAGTTGGTTCAGCAATATGACTTCATCACAGCTTGGGACAGCATTTGGCATATACCGTTAGCGCAGCAAACCAAGGTGCTCACGAAAATAGTTAATGCGTTGAATCAGGGCGGGGTGTTTATATTTTCGTTTGGTGGCACTGCTGAATCTGGCGAACATACCGACTCATTCATGGGTCCTCAGGTGTACTATTCATCTTTAGGAACGAACGGATTTTTAAGTTTGTTCATAGAGCTTGGCTGTCAAATAAGACATGTAGAGTTTGACCAATATCCTGAATTCCATACCTTTATGGTCGTCGAAAAGGTCGCTTAA
- a CDS encoding DUF1289 domain-containing protein has translation MKKNKSPCIDLCDFSNAKGWCLGCGRTRKECQQWKAMTPYSANILKNELRKRMLKIKTEMNN, from the coding sequence ATGAAAAAGAATAAAAGCCCTTGTATCGATTTATGTGATTTCTCAAACGCTAAGGGTTGGTGTTTGGGCTGCGGAAGAACCAGAAAGGAGTGTCAACAATGGAAGGCCATGACGCCTTATTCCGCCAATATTCTTAAGAATGAGCTCAGAAAGAGAATGCTAAAAATTAAAACCGAAATGAACAATTAG
- a CDS encoding arsenate reductase (azurin) small subunit, producing MSRTHKSSAKGHNRCMISRRDFLLYSTAATAVSMVPITLFAGTEQETSTQARVVGYPRQKIAKLSELTNHEAKYFHYPDEGANSVAMLVKTDVACGGGIGAQRDIVAFSMTCTHQGGPLAGAYKAVDEHRVVGQCPFHLSTFDLRRHGIIVSGQAFESLPQVLLEVEGDDVYAVGVMGLLFGRLDNLIDVQEA from the coding sequence ATGTCTAGAACGCATAAGAGCTCAGCCAAGGGCCATAACCGATGCATGATCTCGCGCCGAGATTTTTTGTTGTATTCCACTGCGGCTACTGCGGTTTCAATGGTGCCGATCACCTTATTTGCTGGGACTGAGCAAGAAACCAGTACACAAGCGCGAGTTGTCGGTTATCCAAGACAAAAAATTGCCAAACTGAGTGAACTGACTAATCATGAAGCCAAGTATTTTCATTACCCAGACGAAGGCGCGAATTCTGTTGCTATGTTGGTAAAAACGGACGTCGCTTGCGGGGGCGGTATCGGAGCGCAAAGAGACATCGTGGCGTTCTCGATGACCTGCACGCATCAAGGTGGGCCGTTAGCGGGCGCATATAAAGCGGTAGATGAGCATCGAGTTGTGGGTCAATGCCCATTCCATTTATCGACCTTTGATTTACGCCGACACGGCATCATCGTTTCCGGGCAGGCATTCGAGAGTTTGCCACAAGTGTTACTGGAAGTAGAAGGCGATGACGTATACGCAGTCGGGGTTATGGGCTTGTTATTTGGCCGGCTTGATAACCTAATTGACGTTCAGGAGGCATAA
- a CDS encoding PTS sugar transporter subunit IIA encodes MSLFDLIGNDGIVINTEKNLTVDAALDVTCARLLANNKIKSSYVEAIKAKHNEIGAYYVLAPKIAMPHARPEDGVNEAALQVTVFKEGVDLESQDNGDVYLSITLAAMDSDSHINTIMALSELFQNDDDIDAIITANSTEQIIDILKKY; translated from the coding sequence ATGAGTTTATTTGATTTAATTGGCAACGACGGCATCGTAATCAACACTGAAAAGAATTTGACCGTTGATGCAGCATTAGATGTGACATGCGCAAGACTGCTAGCTAACAATAAGATTAAATCTAGTTATGTCGAAGCGATTAAGGCAAAACATAATGAAATTGGTGCATATTATGTTTTGGCTCCCAAGATCGCTATGCCTCATGCTCGACCTGAAGATGGTGTTAATGAAGCTGCTCTACAAGTGACGGTATTTAAAGAAGGCGTTGATTTAGAGTCTCAGGATAATGGTGATGTTTACCTTTCAATTACGCTCGCAGCGATGGACTCAGATAGTCACATCAATACAATTATGGCGTTATCTGAATTGTTCCAAAATGATGACGATATTGATGCGATTATCACGGCAAACAGTACGGAGCAAATCATTGATATTTTAAAGAAATATTGA
- a CDS encoding cytochrome-c peroxidase: MTLRFSLITAILAFMSANVMAKLPELEINPAKAELGKRLFYDTRLSGDDSISCSSCHMAEHGFAYPEPLSPAYTGSEGFRNAPTLINTVYKSIWFHDGRIGTNLNDVVRENITEDWLMNMDMRLMQERLKQDPIYVAMFEKAGLGEPSNGGVRKAIPEYLKTLTSKNTAYDLNKMTSSAKQGQRLFNGKAQCSRCHTGELFTDEQAHNMGVPENLDIFLDPMRHQTFLAFNMFMGVQDYLTLKRDVGAHVQTHKADGSDRGRFITPTLRELKYTAPYMHNGMLATLNDVVEFYNQGGGKDSNKDPKIKPLELSKQEKADLVAFLESLSGDPLTDDQYQWTKYDFGYEYIEGWQDAKN, from the coding sequence ATGACACTGAGATTTTCCCTCATTACCGCGATATTGGCGTTCATGTCTGCCAATGTGATGGCAAAGCTCCCCGAACTTGAAATAAATCCAGCCAAAGCCGAATTAGGTAAAAGGTTGTTTTACGATACACGTTTGTCAGGCGATGATTCCATTTCTTGCTCTAGCTGCCATATGGCTGAACATGGTTTTGCCTATCCAGAGCCTTTAAGCCCTGCCTATACCGGCAGTGAAGGTTTTCGCAATGCGCCAACCCTTATCAATACGGTTTATAAAAGCATTTGGTTCCATGATGGCCGAATCGGCACAAACTTAAATGACGTAGTCAGAGAGAACATCACTGAAGACTGGCTGATGAACATGGACATGCGTTTGATGCAAGAGCGCTTAAAGCAAGATCCTATCTATGTCGCGATGTTTGAAAAAGCGGGGCTTGGTGAGCCGTCTAATGGTGGCGTTCGTAAAGCTATTCCCGAATATTTGAAAACACTTACCTCTAAGAATACGGCCTATGACTTGAACAAAATGACCAGCAGTGCAAAGCAAGGTCAGCGTCTATTTAATGGTAAAGCGCAATGCTCACGTTGCCATACCGGTGAGTTGTTTACCGATGAGCAAGCGCACAATATGGGCGTTCCAGAGAACCTTGATATCTTCTTAGATCCAATGAGGCACCAAACGTTTTTGGCCTTTAACATGTTCATGGGGGTGCAAGATTATCTCACGCTGAAAAGAGACGTAGGGGCCCACGTCCAAACACATAAAGCCGATGGCAGTGATAGAGGGCGTTTTATAACCCCAACCTTGCGAGAGCTGAAATACACCGCGCCTTATATGCATAACGGTATGCTAGCAACCTTGAATGATGTGGTTGAGTTTTATAATCAAGGTGGCGGAAAAGATTCGAACAAAGACCCCAAGATAAAGCCCCTAGAGTTGAGTAAACAAGAAAAAGCAGACTTAGTCGCCTTTTTAGAATCGCTGTCGGGAGACCCATTAACAGACGATCAGTATCAATGGACGAAATACGATTTTGGTTATGAATACATTGAGGGCTGGCAAGATGCTAAAAATTAA
- a CDS encoding pirin family protein yields MNSTKHIKQEQISGVGTSSVVAGNSLKVGTGFTGRGFRYTDFNGVMDPLIMVDHYRMTEPTFGAHPHAGLSAVSVLFEDTEGAFNNRDSLGNDFDIHAGDLYWLNAGKGAVHDEAPREGASIHGLQLFVNLPSLQKKESPSSLHVKSEHMPIIESEGSRVRLVLGESNGLSGASSPVLPFTILDGRVEHAKRFKHDVQSDHSAWIYAVSGSVELRTASVSIVLEKGESIAVNAEGHQTLQITGKSNGDSHFVVLSGKATQEHFVQRGPFAMNSEQEIELVMKSYEEGLLGRV; encoded by the coding sequence ATGAATTCAACAAAACATATCAAACAAGAGCAAATTAGCGGCGTGGGTACTTCTTCAGTAGTAGCGGGTAACTCATTGAAAGTAGGCACTGGCTTTACAGGTAGAGGCTTTCGATATACTGACTTTAACGGCGTGATGGACCCTCTTATTATGGTGGATCATTATCGAATGACAGAACCAACATTCGGTGCTCATCCCCATGCTGGGCTATCCGCTGTGTCGGTACTTTTTGAAGACACTGAAGGCGCATTTAACAATCGAGATTCACTAGGGAATGATTTTGATATACATGCGGGTGACCTTTACTGGTTAAATGCAGGAAAAGGAGCGGTACATGACGAAGCGCCAAGAGAGGGTGCAAGCATTCATGGGTTACAGCTATTCGTGAACTTACCGTCTTTGCAGAAGAAAGAGTCGCCGTCGTCCCTGCATGTAAAAAGTGAGCACATGCCGATTATTGAGTCTGAGGGGAGCAGAGTACGTCTTGTGCTTGGTGAATCGAATGGGCTAAGCGGAGCAAGCTCTCCAGTGCTGCCGTTCACTATCTTGGATGGAAGAGTCGAACACGCAAAGCGCTTTAAACATGATGTGCAGTCGGATCATAGCGCTTGGATATACGCGGTGTCAGGGAGTGTTGAATTACGAACCGCCAGTGTCAGTATTGTGCTTGAAAAAGGTGAATCCATTGCGGTGAATGCTGAGGGGCATCAAACATTGCAGATCACCGGTAAAAGTAACGGAGACAGTCATTTTGTTGTGTTGTCTGGTAAAGCAACCCAAGAGCATTTTGTGCAAAGAGGCCCATTTGCGATGAATTCTGAGCAAGAGATTGAGCTTGTTATGAAGTCTTACGAAGAGGGCTTGTTGGGCCGTGTTTAA
- a CDS encoding arsenate reductase (azurin) large subunit: MTINKMPESTLVPPKNAEVITTACDYCVVACGYKVYRWPVGMPSGGPKASDNAFGIDFPSHVLQAWVSLEQHNIVQHKGKPHHVVIIADRESKVVNKGGDASVRGGLLAKKVYNPETPTKDRLKQPLVRINGELQPVDWGFALDIAAQVGRHVIDTHGANSYCVKTYSYQYIENTYAITKYALRHVNTANFSFHDTPSDVTATPGFRDAGFDNFAPSYEDWGAADTLMICGTDPYETKTIIFTQYIMPAVQNGMKTVILNPRETAGIAWLKQQGGLHLDINPGTDNLVLGAIIRVILENNWQDNEWIENWVNSQWESNSGFGQGTRNTPWQWRTTWGKFQTDGFEDYKKWLLEQQEYDPTYAASIAGIEESKIVKAAEMLAKPVHGKRVKSSIGIEKGFYWSNNTGNTNAIASLATVIGTGGREGRVIGRFGGHQRGGVAGGKLPRNKSPEKVPGRRRRAIDTDRYLYSGHTRMAHVIGTTWIQSMCGSYGLKDKFVELTSGNPHQVTHKDKQHIIETLKRRADSGGLVVVNQDIYLRDPIGKQFADIIFPAATWGEENFMRANGERRLRLYQKFSDAPGESKPDWWIVAQLATRMGFDGFDWQNSNEVAEESSRFSRGSRKDFNMIKVAAHEEGKTLHQKLAEYGTEGIQGPVFYNYETKQLVGTKRLHDTEMTWQELGEKGLQDGPQGANIMTKQLTRFNSQTGKVNLQKHPWDLFSDFHAWLTPKKDELWFSNGRINEIWQSGFDDVERRDYIKHRWPYNWVEIHPEDAKKRGIEAGDEVLLYSDRVANFKDTILGVDDDAFQFSSLMKNGHIQLDYAEIKAVAIATKKGVLFCNFMDMKNPANALTTRMVDQISGNYNYKMGIANIKKIGESEYKHQFTGFSFAPRNIV, translated from the coding sequence ATGACCATCAACAAAATGCCCGAATCCACATTAGTGCCACCCAAAAATGCCGAAGTGATCACCACCGCTTGCGACTATTGCGTAGTCGCCTGTGGCTATAAAGTGTATCGCTGGCCAGTCGGCATGCCTTCCGGTGGGCCAAAAGCGAGTGACAATGCATTTGGAATCGATTTCCCTAGCCACGTTTTGCAAGCCTGGGTATCACTAGAGCAACATAATATCGTGCAGCATAAGGGTAAGCCTCACCACGTTGTTATCATTGCCGACAGAGAGAGCAAAGTGGTCAACAAAGGGGGAGACGCCTCTGTTCGTGGTGGCTTATTGGCGAAGAAAGTCTATAACCCAGAAACGCCAACCAAAGATCGACTTAAACAGCCTCTAGTGAGAATTAATGGCGAATTGCAGCCTGTCGATTGGGGTTTTGCACTCGATATTGCGGCTCAAGTCGGGCGGCACGTGATTGATACTCATGGTGCAAACAGTTATTGCGTTAAAACCTATTCTTATCAGTACATAGAAAATACCTACGCGATTACTAAGTACGCGTTGCGTCATGTGAACACCGCCAATTTCTCATTTCATGATACGCCATCCGATGTAACGGCAACGCCGGGCTTTCGTGACGCAGGATTTGACAACTTTGCTCCTTCCTATGAAGACTGGGGGGCCGCTGACACCCTAATGATTTGCGGTACCGACCCGTACGAAACCAAAACCATTATTTTCACTCAGTACATCATGCCTGCCGTACAAAATGGCATGAAAACCGTCATTCTTAATCCACGTGAAACCGCAGGTATAGCGTGGTTAAAGCAGCAAGGCGGGCTCCATTTAGATATTAATCCAGGAACCGATAATCTCGTTCTAGGCGCGATCATTCGTGTGATCTTAGAAAATAACTGGCAAGACAATGAGTGGATTGAAAACTGGGTAAACAGTCAATGGGAGTCGAATTCCGGTTTTGGTCAAGGCACACGAAATACGCCATGGCAATGGCGAACCACGTGGGGAAAATTCCAAACAGATGGGTTTGAAGATTACAAAAAATGGTTACTTGAGCAACAAGAATACGATCCAACTTATGCCGCGAGCATTGCAGGTATAGAGGAAAGCAAAATCGTTAAAGCGGCCGAAATGCTTGCAAAGCCGGTGCATGGTAAAAGGGTTAAATCTTCTATCGGTATAGAAAAAGGCTTCTATTGGTCTAATAACACCGGCAATACCAATGCCATTGCTTCTTTGGCGACAGTCATCGGCACTGGCGGGCGAGAGGGGAGAGTCATTGGCCGATTCGGTGGTCATCAGCGAGGTGGGGTTGCTGGTGGTAAGTTACCAAGAAATAAATCACCCGAAAAAGTGCCGGGCCGAAGACGCAGGGCGATCGACACCGACCGTTACTTGTATTCTGGTCACACCCGAATGGCGCACGTTATTGGCACCACTTGGATACAATCGATGTGTGGCAGTTACGGATTAAAAGATAAGTTCGTCGAGCTGACTAGCGGTAATCCACATCAAGTGACTCATAAAGACAAGCAACACATCATTGAAACGTTGAAACGCAGGGCAGACTCAGGTGGTCTGGTGGTGGTCAATCAGGATATCTATTTGCGCGACCCAATCGGTAAGCAATTTGCCGACATCATTTTCCCGGCAGCAACGTGGGGGGAAGAAAATTTCATGCGCGCGAATGGCGAGCGAAGGTTGCGTTTATATCAGAAATTTTCCGATGCCCCAGGGGAGTCAAAGCCAGACTGGTGGATTGTTGCACAATTGGCGACGCGCATGGGCTTTGATGGCTTTGATTGGCAAAACAGCAACGAAGTGGCCGAAGAGTCGTCTCGTTTTAGCCGAGGTAGCCGAAAAGATTTTAATATGATCAAAGTAGCCGCTCATGAAGAAGGCAAAACACTGCATCAGAAATTGGCCGAATATGGCACCGAAGGGATTCAGGGCCCTGTGTTTTATAACTATGAAACCAAACAGTTGGTTGGAACCAAGCGCCTACACGATACCGAAATGACCTGGCAAGAACTGGGTGAAAAAGGGTTACAAGACGGCCCGCAAGGTGCCAATATCATGACCAAACAGCTGACTCGGTTTAATAGCCAAACCGGTAAAGTTAACCTGCAAAAACACCCGTGGGATCTGTTCAGTGATTTTCATGCATGGTTAACGCCTAAAAAGGACGAATTGTGGTTCTCTAATGGGAGAATTAATGAGATCTGGCAGTCAGGTTTTGATGATGTAGAACGCAGAGATTACATAAAGCATCGCTGGCCGTATAACTGGGTAGAAATTCACCCAGAAGACGCAAAAAAACGGGGTATTGAAGCCGGTGATGAAGTATTGCTGTATTCAGACAGGGTCGCAAACTTCAAAGATACCATTCTAGGAGTGGATGACGATGCGTTTCAGTTCTCTTCTCTGATGAAAAACGGTCACATTCAATTGGATTACGCCGAAATCAAAGCAGTGGCGATCGCAACCAAAAAAGGCGTACTCTTTTGTAATTTTATGGACATGAAAAATCCAGCCAATGCGCTCACCACCCGAATGGTTGATCAAATCAGCGGTAACTATAATTACAAAATGGGTATCGCGAATATTAAGAAAATCGGTGAGTCGGAATACAAGCACCAATTTACGGGCTTTTCATTTGCTCCGAGGAACATCGTTTAG